The Cervus canadensis isolate Bull #8, Minnesota chromosome 9, ASM1932006v1, whole genome shotgun sequence genome contains a region encoding:
- the LOC122447243 gene encoding collagen alpha-1(I) chain-like, translating into MWAPERRPVEPGLDHAWPRAAERRQGKPRKRLETDHGRPWGARPPQPELEAEAQWPRKAEAQRITMAPASSPGSCGFRVPAFPRGPPFAREGHPAPGLLGTRSPSAQDPPPPEGGAGTKAEVGSQGPCPKPAEEQQVEVKMGKQGLKSPRPSGAWTRQKEKRDDMQSSSPNFGSGLADSRGPPQGGERVRGAQVTTSRRQGDGGSGLQRLPSPRSGPARHPPRPRGARKRSVISLRGAAGLPATPVSAEVPPGAGERRAPAPAPPARMEEGGRAGSTPYPRSEGALGVWDQPRKRPVANS; encoded by the exons atgtgggctccagagcgcagacCCGTAGAGCCTGGGCTGGACCACGCCTGGCCGCGGGCCGCGGAGCGCAGGCAAGGGAAACCTCGGAAGCGCTTGGAGACAGACCACGGGCGGCCCTGGGGCGCACGGCCGCCGCAGCCCGAGCTCGAGGCGGAGGCCCAGTGGCCGCGGAAGGCGGAGGCGCAGCGAATAACCATGGCCCCTGCCAGCTCGCCCGGCAGTTGCGGTTTCCGCGTCCCCGCGTTCCCTCGGGGTCCCCCTTTCGCCCGGGAAGG GCACCCCGCCCCTGGTCTCCTAGGTACCCGCTCCCCAAGCGCccaggaccccccacccccagagggaGGTGCTGGGACGAAGGCAGAAGTGGGGAGCCAGGGGCCGTGCCCAAAACCTGCGGAGGAGCAGCAAGTGGAGGTGAAGATGGGGAAGCAGGGCCTCAAGTCCCCCCGCCCCAGTGGAGCGTGGACGCGCCAGAAGGAGAAGCGAGATGACATGCAGTCTTCGTCCCCAAACTTCGGCAGCGGCCTCGCTGACAGCCGCGGTCCCCCGCAAGGAGGCGAGCGAGTGAGGGGCGCCCAGGTCACAACCTCGCGGAGGCAGGGGGATGGGGGCAGTGGGCTACAGAGACTCCCCAGTCCGCGATCGGGCCCCGCGCGCCACCCTCCGCGGCCGCGCGGTGCCA GGAAGCGCAGTGTCATTAGTCTGCGGGGAGCGGCCGGCCTCCCCGCCACCCCAGTCTCCGCAGAGGTGCCACCTGGCGCGGGCGAGCGCCGGGCTCCGGCTCCCGCTCCTCCCGCGCGGATGGAAGAGGGAGGCCGGGCTGGCTCAACCCCCTACCCTCGCTCCGAGGGAGCCCTCGGGGTCTGGGACCAGCCGCGAAAAAGACCTGTTGCAAACTCTTAA